In a single window of the Mycobacteriales bacterium genome:
- a CDS encoding helix-turn-helix domain-containing protein, producing the protein MVELLTVNEVAVTLRVSKMTVYRLIHAGRLAAIRVGQSLRLPRGSVDAFVG; encoded by the coding sequence ATTGTCGAGTTGCTGACCGTGAACGAGGTCGCCGTGACGCTGCGAGTCTCGAAGATGACGGTGTACCGGCTGATCCACGCGGGTCGGCTAGCGGCGATCCGCGTAGGTCAATCTCTGCGACTACCCCGAGGCTCGGTGGACGCGTTCGTCGGATAG